A window of Pectobacterium carotovorum genomic DNA:
CACGAACCCGCACCGTCATCATATTTTTCGGGGAAGGCACGGCGTAACACTGTGCCTGAATACCGAGATGCAGCGCGATGAAGAGCGCCCGTTCGCAGTGAAAACGCTGGGTGATGATGGTGAAATCGTTGGTATCAAACACCTTGCGCGTTCTGACGATGGAATCCAGCGTGCGGAACCCTGCATAGTCCAGCACGATATCCGAAGGCGGAACGCCTGCGGCGATCAAATCACGACGCATCGTCATCGGTTCATTGTAACTTTGTAGCGCGTTATCACCGCTTAATAGCAGATAGCTGACTTTACCGCTGTTATAAGCGTTAATCGTCCCTTGCATACGGAACAGGTAATACTGGTTGATCACGCCGGTACGGTAGTACTTTGCCGTTCCCAGTACGACGCCGACCTGACGTTTCGGCAAGGTCTGAAGCTCATCGTAAATAAATGGCGCGGTTTTCCAACTGATCCAACGATCGAGGGCAAAAGCAGAGAGCAGCAGCACGCCAATGAGGGCTAACAAACCGAATGTCAGGCGTTTCCACATGCTTATGCCTCAGGTAAGGCGAGTAGACTAATCATGCCTCAAGGCTACTTTACCTGACAGGGTGACGCAAGACGCAGGCGAGGAATGGGCGGTTTATTGATTGAATTTTCAGCGTTCGGGGCGAGATGGTGTAAAAATAAAACGCCAGCTTTTCGGGCGGAAAAGCTGGCGTGATAAGCGTATTAAACGCGGCTACCCCACAGATCGTACTCGTCTGCGTGTTCGACCTTCACCTTGACGATGTCACCGACTTTCACGCCGGTTTCGCCGTTCAGGTAAACTGCGCCGTCAATTTCAGGGGCGTCAGCCATGCTGCGGCCAATCGCGCCTTCTTCGTCGATTTCATCGATCAGCACCAGCACTTCACGGCCAATTTTA
This region includes:
- the sanA gene encoding outer membrane permeability protein SanA; its protein translation is MWKRLTFGLLALIGVLLLSAFALDRWISWKTAPFIYDELQTLPKRQVGVVLGTAKYYRTGVINQYYLFRMQGTINAYNSGKVSYLLLSGDNALQSYNEPMTMRRDLIAAGVPPSDIVLDYAGFRTLDSIVRTRKVFDTNDFTIITQRFHCERALFIALHLGIQAQCYAVPSPKNMMTVRVREFGARLGALFDLYILKREPRFLGPQVPIPAEHTIPEDAPDYPAVLPEQVLPAPAQQVKPEQLAKPEPESEPYHEQAAP